Proteins encoded in a region of the Neodiprion lecontei isolate iyNeoLeco1 chromosome 5, iyNeoLeco1.1, whole genome shotgun sequence genome:
- the LOC107219290 gene encoding sialin isoform X2: MGFALVYAMRVNLSIAIVSMVNKTESNKNDSANSTDICPSVDPVNGTFVPHTGEFNWDETTQGIVLGIFFFGYVATNVPGGRLAEKYGGKLVYGLGVFLTAVLTIISPFAAYWGLVPFAIVRVAEGITEGVTFPAMHSMLAHWVPPLERSKFAATVYAGLNFGTVISLPLSGWLCSLDLWGGWPLAFYLFGGLGVIWYIFWLIFVFDTPAQHTRIDPQERAFIEASVKLKNEGEANASVPWLAVFTSRPMWAIALTQCGQSWAFYTLLTELPTYMDKILHFDIQQDAVYSMLPYLSAWIVGLGISVLADALLAQNLLSTLGSFKFWNTIGSLGPSLSFLGAIWAGCDRNIVLFMLVGLGSLQGAVYAGNQMNHIALAPQYAGTLYGLTNAAANTCGFLAPYIVGMVVQGHETLTRWHLVFWLAAGVNTAGSLFYVVFASATEQPWSKGSR; the protein is encoded by the exons ATGGGCTTTGCCCTTGTTTACGCAATGCGAGTGAACCTGTCGATTGCCATCGTCTCCATGGTAAATAAGACTGAATCAAACAAAAACGACAGCGCCAACAGCACCGACATCTGTCCTTCTGTGGACCCTGTAAATGGAACCTTCGTACCG CATACCGGAGAATTTAACTGGGATGAAACAACACAGGGCATTGTTTtggggatattttttttcggctATGTCGCTACTAATGTTCCTGGTGGTCGATTGGCTGAAAAATATGGAGGAAAGTTGGTTTATGGACTCGGCGTCTTTTTGACTGCTGTTTTGACTATTATCAGTCCGTTTGCTGCTTACTGGGGACTGGTTCCCTTTGCCATTGTTCGAGTCGCTGAGGGTATTACAGAG GGAGTTACGTTTCCTGCTATGCACAGTATGCTGGCTCACTGGGTTCCACCACTAGAAAGGAGCAAATTTGCAGCGACAGTTTATGCGG GACTTAATTTTGGTACTGTGATATCGCTTCCGCTGAGCGGCTGGCTTTGTTCACTGGATCTTTGGGGCGGTTGGCCTCTAGCCTTCTATCTCTTTGGTGGGCTGGGTGTAATTTGGTACATCTTCTGGTTGATATTCGTGTTCGACACACCCGCGCAGCACACTAGAATTGATCCTCAAGAAAGAGCATTTATCGAAGCATCTGTTAAGCTAAAGAATGAG GGCGAGGCGAATGCATCAGTACCTTGGCTAGCTGTTTTTACTTCACGGCCAATGTGGGCTATAGCTCTAACTCAGTGTGGCCAATCTTGGGCCTTCTACACTTTACTCACAGAGCTACCCACGTACATGGATAAGATTCTTCATTTCGATATTCAACAG GATGCAGTCTACTCAATGTTGCCGTACCTCAGTGCATGGATAGTAGGCTTAGGTATCTCAGTGTTGGCTGATGCACTCCTTGCCCAAAATCTGCTATCTACCCTAGGATCATTCAAGTTTTGGAACACGATCGGCTCTCTCGGGCCCAGCTTGAGCTTCTTGGGTGCAATATGGGCTGGTTGTGATCGAAACATTGTACTCTTCATGCTAGTTGGTTTAGGTTCGCTGCAGGGAGCCGTTTATGCTGGAAACCAAATGAATCACATTGCACTTGCTCCTCAATATGCCGGTACATTATATGGCCTGACAAATGCGGCGGCAAATACGTGCGGCTTTTTGGCACCCTACATCGTTGGCATGGTCGTCCAGGGACAC GAAACTTTGACTCGATGGCacctcgttttttggctaGCTGCAGGGGTGAACACGGCAGGTAGTCTTTTTTACGTGGTGTTTGCCTCTGCCACTGAGCAGCCTTGGAGTAAAGGGAGCAGATAA
- the LOC107219309 gene encoding protein CIP2A homolog, translated as MEKYRSMKAFIAAALEYSKHQSETTASALQRNLGTIGASLDLSIFDPGTSIATEFYVSLYELVSALPSRSSIIWSAVAVLQHACKNSAARQTLIHTYKFTPILTRLLEANLTAEKRIRVLQLIQELTYGVKISWQEAHLPYLISTLTQWVSQSTEEEVVALSLGVLINLCYKNLPAIYTLMRAVDTKVFVKTLLKLQSYNMNTKVQCCKLLMVLESIHRELTDTDILDFATVTFCSLISALQEKNVLLLRHTVDFFDDVRQKEHSRNVLATYPGYAEGVENILLRLENNSDPECVALMMEFLVSIIRLQIPSLMPLYSKCVRTAMMWVPVERVCSKALSLIRIVITDTRRSKGSFEILNELDLSVLMLVLDSGYEMEESGSSRSIESQARLTEFLQLVQEMVRIPVVREKVMQTFTDQAMRQILRPVLEESEAATCEAVPGNLFQDPATTLHVHALSLTADLATHDSNWLTLYSELLRKKQIQMVMALALFTGDGDVKQRVLQLPSSVGFPQECISAVAKCMGELEPLVLVQGRTACGQSSKGRSPTDQGYSSEMQMPLFSIAQEERLDLFITKLEQAFESNQIQDTTTSAVMELYEYKLAAMRHAERATQASLEAANSHATSLQHRLAQVVAESSRLHQLLFYTQQCLEGSRTEKICLTAKLKEEQAQMSRTRETQSQEIRGLRKIVVEKSATIDQLNRTTAEYLGQLETSKSTIETLERRVNDLLTEGKVSEAKAQELATKINELSRVIRKMEDGSNKQKQLLEEKNREIASNQNHISALKQELQEQAEQCYNREKALSEKEECIERMKGELSDLSRMRDIIFELTAKKKEDLNTS; from the exons ATGGAAAAATACCGATCTATGAAGGCCTTCATTGCGGCTGCTCTCGAGTACTCAAAACATCAGAGTGAAACCACGGCATCTGCATTACAACGAAATCTAGGG ACGATCGGGGCTTCCTTAGACTTAAGCATCTTTGATCCTGGGACCAGCATCGCTACAGAATTTTATGTCAGTCTTTACGAGCTTGTGAGCGCTCTTCCATCGCGCTCTAGCATAATTTGGAGCGCTGTTGCCGTTCTCCAGCATGCCTGCAAGAATTCCGCTGCTAGACAGACCCTTATTCACACTTACAAATTCACACCAATTTTGACAAGGCTTCTAGAG GCAAATCTAACGGCCGAGAAACGTATCAGGGTCCTTCAACTGATTCAGGAGCTTACATATGGAGTAAAGATATCCTGGCAGGAGGCGCACCTGCcttatttaatttcaactttgACGCAATGGGTGTCGCAATCAACCGAGGAAGAAGTGGTCGCGTTGTCTTTGGGGGTGCTGATCAATCTCTGTTACAAAAATCTGCCTGCAATTTATACCCTCATGCGCGCCGTCGATACAaaagtttttgtaaaaactttACTGAAGCTGCAAAGTTACAATATGAATACAAAAGTTCAATGCTGTAAATTGCTTATGGTATTGGAGAGCATCCACAGAGAACTAACCGATACAGATATCCTGGACTTCGCTACGGTCACATTTTGTAGCCTGATTTCTGCCCTCCAGGAGAAAAATGTACTGCTTCTCAGGCATACAGTCGACTTCTTTGACGATGTTCGACAAAAGGAACATTCGAGAAACGTTCTCGCAACTTATCCTGG TTACGCCGAAGGTGTTGAAAACATATTGTTGAGACTAGAGAATAACTCAGACCCTGAATGTGTAGCATTGATGATGGAATTCCTGGTCTCAATTATTAGACTTCAGATACCGTCGCTGATGCCGTTGTATTCCAAGTGTGTCAGGACAGCGATGATGTGGGTCCCAGTTGAAAGA GTCTGCTCAAAGGCATTGAGCCTCATTAGGATAGTAATCACTGACACTCGCCGATCCAAAGGATCTTTTGAAATACTCAACGAGCTTGACTTGAGTGTTTTAATGCTCGTTCTGGACAGTGGCTATGAAATGGAAGAGAGCGGAAGCAGTCGGAGTATTGAGTCACAAGCCAGATTGACGGAGTTTCTACAGCTTGTACAAGAAATGGTGCGGATTCCTGTGGTTAGAGAGAAAGTAATGCAAACATTCACAGACCAGGCGATGCGGCAGATCTTGAGACCGGTGCTTGAAGAGAGTGAAGCTGCGACGTGTGAAGCTGTGCCTGGAAATCTATTTCAA GACCCAGCAACAACTTTGCATGTCCATGCACTCTCTCTAACAGCCGACCTCGCAACCCACGATTCCAACTGGCTAACTCTGTACTCTGAATTGCTacggaaaaaacaaattcaaatgGTTATGGCATTGGCGCTATTCACTGGTGATGGAGATGTCAAGCAGCGGGTGTTGCAGCTACCCTCATCAGTCGGATTCCCACAAGAATG CATTTCCGCAGTAGCAAAATGTATGGGCGAACTGGAACCCCTGGTGTTAGTTCAGGGGAGAACGGCATGTGGCCAGTCTTCCAAAGGGAGATCACCCACTGACCAAGGCTATTCGAGCGAAATGCAGATGCCCCTATTTTCGATAGCCCAGGAAGAACGCCTCGATTTATTTATCACCAAACTTGAGCAAGCCTTTGAGTCTAACCAGATCCAAGATACCACAACCTCAGCTGTTATGGAGCTATACGAATATAAG ttgGCAGCGATGCGACACGCGGAAAGAGCCACACAAGCGAGCCTCGAAGCGGCCAACAGTCACGCAACTAGCCTGCAACACAGGTTGGCACAGGTGGTTGCAGAGTCTAGCAGGCTTCATCAGTTACTATTTTACACACAACAATGCCTTGAAGGAAGCCGAACTGAAAAGATATGCTTGACTGCAAAACTGAAAGAAGAACAGGCACAAATGAGTAGGACACGTGAGACGCAGTCTCAG GAAATTAGAGGACTTCGTAAAATAGTTGTGGAAAAGTCGGCCACCATTGATCAGCTTAACCGAACGACCGCAGAATATTTGGGACAGCTGGAAACTAGTAAATCAACGATCGAGACTCTGGAAAGAAGAGTTAACGATTTACTGACTGAGGGAAAAGTTAGCGAGGCAAAAGCCCAAGAACTTGCAACGAAAATTAACGAACTGAGCCGGGTTATACGGAAAATGGAAGACGGATCGAATAAACAGAAACAG CTGCTCGAAGAGAAGAACAGAGAAATTGCCTCGAATCAGAATCACATATCTGCTCTGAAACAGGAACTTCAAGAGCAAGCAGAGCAGTGCTACAATCGTGAAAAGGCACTCTCTGAGAAAGAAGAGTGTATTGAGAGGATGAAAGGAGAGCTCTCTGACCTGAGTCGTATGCGGGACATAATATTCGAGCTCActgcaaaaaagaaagaagatttAAATACCAGTTAG
- the LOC107219272 gene encoding mitochondrial carnitine/acylcarnitine carrier protein-like, producing MSQEESPIKYLLAGGFGGTCTVIIGHPLDTVKVRLQTMPGEYSGTWDTLKKIVMKEGPLGLYKGVTAPLVAITPIFAVSFFGFGLGKKLVATPDQEKLTDPQQFLAGAFSGMCTSFVMAPGERIKCLLQMQTESDKKYNGFLDCGLKLWKQGGIRKIYVGTCATLLRDVPAAGMYFFTYEVLMRKLQGITVSEGAMWPSLVAGGAAGIANWSVGMPADVIKSRLQTAPDGTYPRGVRSVLPILIREEGFLALYRGVIPVMLRAFPANAACFLGLEFAMKFLKEHAPWL from the exons ATGTCGCAAGAGGAGAGTCCCATAAAATATCTTTTGG CCGGTGGTTTCGGGGGTACATGCACGGTGATAATCGGACACCCTTTGGACACGGTAAAGGTCCGTCTGCAAACAATGCCTGGAGAATATTCTGGTACCTGGGATACGTTGAAGAAAATCGTAATGAAAGAAGGGCCTCTCGGCTTgtacaaa GGTGTGACGGCGCCGCTTGTCGCAATCACGCCTATATTTGCCGTTAGTTTCTTCGGATTTGGTCTGGGCAAGAAGCTCGTGGCCACACCCGATCAGGAAAAATTAACTGACCCTCAGCAGTTTTTGGCCGGTGCTTTCAGCGGGATGTGTACCTCCTTTGTCATGGCTCCAGGGGAACGAATAAAGTGCTTGCTTCAAATGCAG ACTGAGAGTGACAAGAAATACAACGGGTTTCTAGATTGCGGGTTGAAACTTTGGAAGCAGGGTGGAATCCGCAAGATATACGTCGGGACCTGCGCCACTCTTCTTCGCGACGTCCCCGCGGCCGGGATGTACTTCTTCACCTACGAGGTCCTCATGCGGAAACTCCAGGGCATAACTGTATCGGAG GGTGCAATGTGGCCTTCCCTGGTTGCCGGAGGTGCTGCGGGAATCGCAAACTGGTCAGTTGGAATGCCGGCTGACGTGATAAAGTCCAGACTGCAGACAGCACCCGACGGAACCTATCCCCGGGGTGTCAGGTCGGTGTTACCAATCCTTATCCGCGAGGAGGGATTCCTCGCCCTGTACCGAGGTGTCATACCAGTTATGCTGCGCGCATTTCCAGCAAACGCGGCCTGTTTTCTGGGCCTTGAATTCGCGATGAAGTTTCTCAAAGAACATGCACCTTGGCTATGA
- the LOC107219290 gene encoding sialin isoform X1: MVEVLDPTLSRDNQPLFINDVIEDKLSQSQEPLIEDTKSWVKARFTFGFLGFMGFALVYAMRVNLSIAIVSMVNKTESNKNDSANSTDICPSVDPVNGTFVPHTGEFNWDETTQGIVLGIFFFGYVATNVPGGRLAEKYGGKLVYGLGVFLTAVLTIISPFAAYWGLVPFAIVRVAEGITEGVTFPAMHSMLAHWVPPLERSKFAATVYAGLNFGTVISLPLSGWLCSLDLWGGWPLAFYLFGGLGVIWYIFWLIFVFDTPAQHTRIDPQERAFIEASVKLKNEGEANASVPWLAVFTSRPMWAIALTQCGQSWAFYTLLTELPTYMDKILHFDIQQDAVYSMLPYLSAWIVGLGISVLADALLAQNLLSTLGSFKFWNTIGSLGPSLSFLGAIWAGCDRNIVLFMLVGLGSLQGAVYAGNQMNHIALAPQYAGTLYGLTNAAANTCGFLAPYIVGMVVQGHETLTRWHLVFWLAAGVNTAGSLFYVVFASATEQPWSKGSR, translated from the exons ATGGTCGAAGTGCTGGACCCGACTTTGTCCAGGGACAACCAACCGCTTTTCATAAACGACGTAATCGAGGATAAAC TTTCACAGAGTCAGGAGCCGCTCATTGAGGATACAAAGTCATGGGTCAAGGCACGCTTCACATTTGGGTTCCTTGGATTTATGGGCTTTGCCCTTGTTTACGCAATGCGAGTGAACCTGTCGATTGCCATCGTCTCCATGGTAAATAAGACTGAATCAAACAAAAACGACAGCGCCAACAGCACCGACATCTGTCCTTCTGTGGACCCTGTAAATGGAACCTTCGTACCG CATACCGGAGAATTTAACTGGGATGAAACAACACAGGGCATTGTTTtggggatattttttttcggctATGTCGCTACTAATGTTCCTGGTGGTCGATTGGCTGAAAAATATGGAGGAAAGTTGGTTTATGGACTCGGCGTCTTTTTGACTGCTGTTTTGACTATTATCAGTCCGTTTGCTGCTTACTGGGGACTGGTTCCCTTTGCCATTGTTCGAGTCGCTGAGGGTATTACAGAG GGAGTTACGTTTCCTGCTATGCACAGTATGCTGGCTCACTGGGTTCCACCACTAGAAAGGAGCAAATTTGCAGCGACAGTTTATGCGG GACTTAATTTTGGTACTGTGATATCGCTTCCGCTGAGCGGCTGGCTTTGTTCACTGGATCTTTGGGGCGGTTGGCCTCTAGCCTTCTATCTCTTTGGTGGGCTGGGTGTAATTTGGTACATCTTCTGGTTGATATTCGTGTTCGACACACCCGCGCAGCACACTAGAATTGATCCTCAAGAAAGAGCATTTATCGAAGCATCTGTTAAGCTAAAGAATGAG GGCGAGGCGAATGCATCAGTACCTTGGCTAGCTGTTTTTACTTCACGGCCAATGTGGGCTATAGCTCTAACTCAGTGTGGCCAATCTTGGGCCTTCTACACTTTACTCACAGAGCTACCCACGTACATGGATAAGATTCTTCATTTCGATATTCAACAG GATGCAGTCTACTCAATGTTGCCGTACCTCAGTGCATGGATAGTAGGCTTAGGTATCTCAGTGTTGGCTGATGCACTCCTTGCCCAAAATCTGCTATCTACCCTAGGATCATTCAAGTTTTGGAACACGATCGGCTCTCTCGGGCCCAGCTTGAGCTTCTTGGGTGCAATATGGGCTGGTTGTGATCGAAACATTGTACTCTTCATGCTAGTTGGTTTAGGTTCGCTGCAGGGAGCCGTTTATGCTGGAAACCAAATGAATCACATTGCACTTGCTCCTCAATATGCCGGTACATTATATGGCCTGACAAATGCGGCGGCAAATACGTGCGGCTTTTTGGCACCCTACATCGTTGGCATGGTCGTCCAGGGACAC GAAACTTTGACTCGATGGCacctcgttttttggctaGCTGCAGGGGTGAACACGGCAGGTAGTCTTTTTTACGTGGTGTTTGCCTCTGCCACTGAGCAGCCTTGGAGTAAAGGGAGCAGATAA